The Persephonella sp. genome contains the following window.
ATGTATAGGGCTCGGGATATATTTCTTTTCAAACATCTAAGCGACCAGCAACTTGAAAAAATTCAACAGATTTCATTTATAAAGGAACTTAAAAGGGGAGAAATTCTTTTTTGGGAAGGAGAAAGACCTGATTATCTTTATATTTTGCTGGATGGAACAATAAGGGTTTTTAAAACAGATAACAAGGGTAATGAAATTACCTTACACTATTTTTACCCTATAAATATGATTGCAGAAGTGGCTAACTTTGAAAATATCCCTTATCCAGCTTCAGCAGAAGCAGAAACAGATAGCATTGTCCTGGCAATAGATTATGATAAATTCAAAAGAGAACTGTTAAGCGACCCAGAAATATCATTTAACATAATAAAGTCTTTATCAGACAAGATAAGAATTCTCAATGACTTCATAGTGCAAAATATGATGATGGACGCTGTTACAAGGGTTGCAAAATTTCTATATGAACACGAGGATTTATTTCATCAACTTAAACATAATAAAATAGCTTCCCTGCTTAACATCACCCCTGAAACATTTTCCAGAATTTTGAAAAAATTCAAACAACAGGAAATTATAGAAAAAA
Protein-coding sequences here:
- a CDS encoding Crp/Fnr family transcriptional regulator, producing the protein MYRARDIFLFKHLSDQQLEKIQQISFIKELKRGEILFWEGERPDYLYILLDGTIRVFKTDNKGNEITLHYFYPINMIAEVANFENIPYPASAEAETDSIVLAIDYDKFKRELLSDPEISFNIIKSLSDKIRILNDFIVQNMMMDAVTRVAKFLYEHEDLFHQLKHNKIASLLNITPETFSRILKKFKQQEIIEKNGKELVIHKDKLKNYI